In Streptococcus uberis, a single window of DNA contains:
- a CDS encoding cystathionine beta-lyase, with amino-acid sequence MIDYINLAKTYGGFTTLDSQYLNVLLTGLTHDQKLKVITPPPSVINAYFAEMYQKQGPKAATDYYFQLTQALELYQDQPSFKEFKPFVRLNLAGESYGFSYEKGQEIARVFAEKETTTNETLLFQLAEIFPHYVIYQEENTIKMQELTFNDDNLKELNLPEVLLSRVFVGDNLTLIKGYNADEVSQLAKNYPGKSYYQFHQRECIIYQVN; translated from the coding sequence ATGATTGATTACATCAATTTAGCAAAGACCTATGGAGGTTTTACCACCTTAGATAGTCAATACCTCAATGTTCTTTTGACAGGTTTGACACATGATCAAAAATTAAAAGTAATCACGCCTCCACCAAGTGTTATCAATGCTTATTTTGCAGAGATGTATCAAAAACAAGGACCGAAAGCTGCTACAGATTATTATTTTCAGCTAACACAGGCTTTAGAACTTTATCAGGATCAACCCTCCTTTAAGGAGTTTAAACCCTTTGTTCGCTTGAATTTAGCTGGAGAATCCTATGGTTTTTCCTATGAAAAAGGACAGGAAATTGCTAGGGTTTTTGCTGAAAAAGAGACGACAACTAATGAAACTCTCCTTTTTCAGTTAGCAGAAATTTTTCCCCATTATGTCATTTACCAAGAAGAAAACACTATCAAAATGCAGGAATTGACCTTTAATGATGATAATCTTAAAGAACTTAATCTGCCTGAAGTACTCTTAAGCCGTGTCTTTGTTGGAGACAATTTAACGCTTATAAAGGGATATAATGCTGACGAAGTATCACAACTTGCCAAAAACTACCCTGGAAAAAGCTATTATCAGTTTCACCAAAGAGAATGTA